In the Panthera leo isolate Ple1 chromosome C2, P.leo_Ple1_pat1.1, whole genome shotgun sequence genome, CTACCTGAAAGGATCTGAGTACGTTTTCAAATGTTGGCAGGAAACTTTAACTTATTACTTTTAGATATTTTTCAACTCTGAATAAagtaacaattaaaattttaactataaCTAACCCGTACATGTAACTGGTgatggtatatatacatagtatttttaaaaatgtgtaataatgAGAAATGCCCATTTCCACTTTAGgtgatgtatttcttttctctttctcaactaTGTAGTCACACATcacacattttaggattttcAGTCATAGTTGACATTCCTGTCAGCTAATAGTTAAGTCATTGAATCCCCCCTTTATGCCAACTAAATAATCTTCATAATGTGAAGAGTACTCTGAAACTAATCTAATCAGTTTATTGAATGTATCACCTTTTAATAAAAACCCAAATGGATCAAACAACAGAAACCTTCCTTGAAGAGCACAGTAcactgaggaagagaaaacagaattttctacACAACTAATGCCACTGGGAAAATTCCATTAAAACAATAGCGATTGTTATGGTATCAGATCAGGAAAAATTTGCTTCAACACCTCCCCAAGTGTATTGATGCCATGCTATAATCCTCTCCatgattgaaataaaaattggaagaaatattAATCACCTGGATGTTCTGGTCATGTAAGtttactaaataaaatgttatttttttttgcaattcctATAACATAGTGCtttttatacttcaaaaaaatattacttgGAGGATTgcctggaacattttttttttttaatacagaatctCAGGACCCTTCTCAGATATTCTGATGCAACATATTTGCTGTGGTTCtgaaatctatatttttttaaaagttcccaaaGTAATTCTTACTTGGAAAACATTGCAATAATTGATATAGTACAATGtacacaatctttaaaaaaaaatcacaataggcaaaaaaaaaatttgatatttatcataataaaagGCCAAATTGCTGCTACATGAAGCATCCAGTGTTGGGAGGGACCCTTCTTCTCATGTCCTCAGGTTTCCATGAGGAAGCACTTTCCTAAATATTCCTAGCCTCTGACTTCCACACCACAATCCTCTCCATGAAGGTAGAAAGGTAGGCCTGATTGGAGGATTGGGCAAAGGGACTGGGTAGCCCAGGAtcattctctctccatttttctatGAGATCCAACTCCCTGTGCAAGATCTGTGGGGTGAGTCTAACAGTTTTCAGTGCTTCCCATGATTGGTAAGTTTCCCTACAAAGGTCAGCTCAATGGTGCCATAAGTCAGTTACACCCTCAAATCCAAGTTTGACAGTAAGTAAAGATGAGATTTTGGTATCACTCTTCCTAAATCTCTTGCCTTTCAAAATAAGTTTCCAAATCAAGAAGGGAAAAGGAGTTATTTATTGGCTCCCTAAAACTACATCTTCTGACACTCGTCCTTTTTATTTAAACCCTGCCAGCCAGTTAATGTAACCAGTTTTACATGTGAAGTAACTTAATAATATTTGCATTTGCATAATACAATTCTATGATAAAGGCCTATAAAAAGGAGTGTAAAAATTTCACTGGAAGTTCTCAAAATGCATTGTTCAActcatattaattttattattgagcCAGTTAGAAACTCCAGCTCTTGGAATTTTTCTTCAATAAGTACTAATTCGAGAACAGTGTTTACGGAGTTTTCCATGGATTAATAGTTCAATAAGATGTGACTCTTATTGGGTTTCATGGTCACAGAAGtttggaaaacatgaaaaacagtACCCTACCCTCCTGCAAATTCAAAATGTGTATTAGCTTACAAAGGCTCTAAGAGGTCCTGAAGTAAATAAATGGGTTTATTTCACCCTTCCTCCAATTAACATCCATCAATATCCTATAAAACTAATATTCCAGGCACCACATCATGGGAAATTCTGCTCTAGAAGATATTTCAGcagatttttattaataataatacctcaACCTTCTATACAACtaatcaataaaatgttattatctCCTATAAGTTACCAGTGCATCTGTGAGAAGAGTTGCCAACCATAACTGAGGAATTATGTAAATTCTGCAAGAGCAGGGGTTGTGTGTATTTGGGTGATTGTGTCTCCAGGGCTTGGCAAAGGCCCAGCACACAGGCActcagatatttgttgaataagtgaacaGATGATGTACACCTAATCCAGGGATATGAATAACTACCCCATCCCCAATGATGTCTTacttacaaaaagaaaggaagtctgAAAGAGCCTTAGGCCAAAGAGCTTCCAGAATAAAAGGAACACAATAATAGATCTCACTCTAGTTCTATCACATTCAACTTCTCCTTGGATCCTAAAGCATCTTTCATACTCACCCAATGAGTGAAACACTGATTTGTAATACTAAAATTGGATTTTATAACAAAGAGTACACTCTGGGTCTAACAAGGGGATTTGACACTGTATCTCACCAAAGCTGTAGAATATGGACAGGATCTATGTGAGGACAAATGCTGAGACTGGACTTGAGGTAAAGTACAAAGGAAACAAGTTCCTTCTCAACTCTCTTTATCAAAAGTAAAATGCTTAATGCATCTAGGAGGACTTATTATATTGCTATGGATGAGTCAGTTATCAAACAATGAACTGTCATTTTGTATATCATTTGGAACCCAGAAAATGATTGCTATTagtagtcctttaaaaaaattgatcccCAAACTGAAACAACGTGCTTACTTTTAAACCTATTAAGAAAAATGTCCTCAAATCattattaaaaggataatttgtgggacacctgggtggctcggtaggttaaacgtccaactcttactttaagctcaggtcttgatcttgcggtttatAAGATGAGCTCTGTAACTGTGCTGTagtgcaaggcctgcttgggattctctctcttcttatctctctgtccctcccccactcgcactgtctctctctctcagaataaataaataaacattaaaaaaaggataatttgagaaaaagaatcTATAACATCAACCAATATTCAAAGATATATAAAGGAGTGTTTTGGCATAAagataaatatctttatataaaatttatttggggcacctgagtggctcagttggttaagcggccaacttcagctcaggtcacattcttgcagtccatgagttcgagctctgtatcgggctctatgctgacagctcaaaacctgaagcctgcttcagattctgtgtctccctctctctctctgcccctctcccactcacactctgtctctcaaaactgaataaacattaaaaaatttataaaaatatattcattcaaacTGTCACATATggtcatatattatataatgtaatttctaaagctttgagaaaaaaaaaattgttctctaAGACTCTGGTTTGACGAAAAGAGAACCAGATCTACTTTTATGCAAGTACCAAGAAGTCTCTTTTTACATATGACTCCTATATTCACTGAACCAAAATTTTGGGATGAATAGACTTATAATTTGTGCTATTTTGGGGGTCTGAGAGGCTGGGTGGGAGATAAAGTTTGAGTACTGAACATTAAAACTCATGGGCTTAAGTTTATAACAACAGCTGGGCATAATATTGTAACTTGTCCCTGACCTGGAAAATCTAGGTTAGTAAATTATTAAGTAGCACAAGGCTTACATTCTCTATCATTTCGCAGCTTTCAAGACTATACTGGAAGACGTCCCCAGAAATCCTCCTTTAGAGTATGGGTTCCCCCCAAAACAAGTGTGACTTTCTAAGAAGACTTTATCCTTTTAGTCACAAGATTGTTCCTGATATATTTAAAGCCTGGAAGTTATAAATCTCAAAACGGGCAATAAAGCTTGAGGGTAATAAAGCAGTTTGAATGTAGCTGTACAGGTCATGTTTGGCAGGCAGAAGCAGGACTGGCCTTTGGTAGCATACTTGGGCAGGTGTGACAGGTCACCTGGCTGCCTGTTGCTAACTCTTCCAGCTACTCTTGCTAAAATCTAGGGCAACCCCAGCAGCCCCAAACATAGGAGGGCTCCATGGACTTCTCTTCAGGACAAATGAAGTAATGGGGTCTTTAGCTGGCCCAGACCACACTAATCTTTGAACCTGCTCAGAACTGTAATTCTTCCTCACCAGGAGTGAAGTAAGGCTGTGTGGCTCAGAACTGTATTTCTTCCTCACCAGGAGTGAAGTAAGGCTGTGTGGCTAGAGTTCCGTGTGTTGCATTGACCTGTCTGAGAAGTGAGGCCAAGTAACCCATTCACCCCAACATcctgcagattctgtctcttttttcccaaaTCTGAAGGGAGGAGAGTGACCTAAGCTGGCTTTTATTGTGTACATGGGCGTGGTCTCTCAGGAGAGGCCTAATCACTGAGAAGCAAAACAACTTTCAACCCAGTTTTAACTTTGGACCTTGAATATTAATCTTAAAAGAAGCAACACTAAAACAAATGCTTGATGTATTACTTCTGTAATGTACAGTTccaatcctagaggaaaaaacatatatataattctcATGGATTCATTTGGTGAATCAGAAGCAGGCGCTGTGCCCCTGAATGGGAATCAAGTTAACATTTCCACTCCTGCCGTTCACAACTTTTGCATTGTTTTGAACACATAGAGTGTTTTCAAGAGCAGAATCAGAATCTACTGACATTTATCAAGAGACTTCTGggtcccaggctctgtgctatgttTCACATAGGTAATGCCAATTAACCTTCACAGCGATACCAACCCATCTCTAAGGTGGGTGTTATTTCCAGTTTGCAGATGAAGAATCGTTTCTCAAGTGGTACATCTTAGACTCAAAAAAACTATGGCAGAGCTGCTATTTAGTTATGTTCCCTTACTAAGCCAGGGCCTCATTCCATGAGCCACAGAGCCCCCTGTAGGCCACACCATAATAACACAGGAACCAATGGAAGTAAGCAGGCATGGCCAGGAAGGAAGATCCAGGCAGAATGAACCAAACAGGACTGAAAATGTCTccaaacaatccaaaaatatttctgggtttATCCGAGGGGTATGCTAATGACTTGTGAAAAGGTTATCAAGTCATTTAGAATGTACCATTCTACAGTTTCTTTACATGATATTCTATTAGACAAATTACAGATTTTTCAAAGCTGGGAACTAAAAGAATAAGTAATATGAAATTGgttaataaaatacacaaataattttcTACTGTTGTCTTCTATGCaataactaatatttttatgataaaaagttctttttttctcattttgatacCCATCAGCTCCACTTCCCAATAACTTGCTGCTCAAAATTGctatttctaaaacaattttttctgtTACCTCATGATACAGTGTGGGATAAGGAGATTTAATATGCAAATTGCTAACATAACAATATATCTTCCCTCATGTTGCTCTTTAATTTGGCATTGAGCAGCTGAGGCTTGAGGTTTTAAGCAAAGAGCACTGAATGAggcaatttataaaatgaaatgaggattattttttcaattatctcctgtttttagtttatttttgagagcgagagatagagcgagcacacacacaagcggaagaagggcagagagagagaaagagaatcccaagcaagcttcatgctgtcagtgcagagctaggcacgagcttgatcccatgaaccgtgagatcatgacctgagccaaaatcaagactcggaagcttaaccaaatgagccacccaggcgctcctcaatTATTTCCTTCAGAGTTTATACCTACTAAATTGTAGAATAGTCTTAGAAATGCATTGATGCACTGattatttcttcctctgcttgACCATGTCTAAATTCAGGCTTATTTTCAAGTGGTACAATATTGTAGACTAGTGAAGCATGACGGCTTCAGCCCAATGAGTAACTCAAGGCAAATTAGTTATCTCTTTAGGTCtcattttcatcatctgtaaaatggagataataatagcacctccTTCCTATGGTcattgaaaggattaaatgaaataatctatgAAAAGCATTAGCAAGGTGCCTGTCAAATAACAAGTGCTCAGCTCTTATTAAGATGATGATTTTGAGAGCTCATACTGAAATATTactgttcttatatattttagagcAGAAATATTCTAAGAACTATATTAACCATTATGCTTAGCCAAAACAGAGCAAAAGCATACAAGAGAATCATTCTCAGCTCAGCACAGGGATTCACCCTGATCAGGTTGCTGGCTTCCCATGCAGCACCTGCCTGGGGCAGACAGCTATTGTGGGCAGTAACTGCAGTTATTATAGACATGGGGCAGGCAGAGCAGCTGGAAAGGCCCACAGGTTAGACAAGGGCAGACTGGCCTCCAATTGAGGCTGTGTTGGAGGACAGTAGAGGGTTAGCACTTGGGACAAGACAGGTAGCTGATCAAATTCACAAAGACATACAATGGTCTAGGCAGCAATAGTGAGAGACCAAGCCCAAAGAGGGCTGAGTTCAGCAAGCTGGAGGTATCTGGTAGGAGTCAGGGTCCCAGAAAATCTGCCAGGGAGATATCTCCTTGAGAGCATTTGACTTGGACTGAAGGCTTTTACCCCTAAAATTCCAAATGGACTCACTGGTTATTAGAGGAAGCTCATCTCTTTATGACAGGCTTAGCCGAAGTGGTCCAGAGCTCACTCATCCTTATCCCCTCCATAAACTTGAGGTCTACTCATTAAAGAGTAGTAAAACCAAGTCTTCCTATTTGGAACTCCCTGAGAGTATATATGAACCCAGTGGGTCTGGTAAGCTGATCAAGGTGGAGCACAGTCACTTTCCTTTCATGGGGTTATGACCATCaaaaaatgtatgaatgaatCTTCTGAAAGAGGTCCCAGCAAAGTGATGATCGTGGGAAATAAGACCCTAGCTAGACATACCAGTCCAAACAACTAAGCATGAAGTTTTTAAGAATTATGAATTGGAAATTTTATCTGCCTGACAAACTAGACACTTGGAAGTGCCCCAACAacttatatttgcatattttattttgcatatttagtGTCATGCCACCACCACTATCAATGCCACAGTTGTTATAATCAATAACCTCTACTGGAACTCTGGGCAGGGTCTGTTTGCTTTCTGAAGCTAATTCCGATaatgttttttgaaaatgttttgattttcacaAAACATTTAGCCCATCGGGAATGAACCAGACTTCCACACAATGAAGAGAGTTATCCTTGTCCCAGGAGCACAGAGATAAGACACGATGATATGGTGGTGGAGCAGGATGCCACTCCCAATTCATTCTGAGACACTTTACAGGAAACAAAATTGCTGGGGACATTTGAGAGAGGAAATCTGCTCTACTAAGAAACATCAGGGGACCTGGAGGCCAGGGTAAATTAAATAAGGTAGAACTGTTAGCAAAGCTGTGCAAAAGATATTTCACATCACATTTATGTGATGACCCATGAGGGAAGAATGTGCATTTATGTGCAAAGATTCTTAAGGTGCTAGGATGTAAGTGGTGTGGCAGggtaaatgtaaaacaaaaatagattatTTCAGAATTTCAATAAAGTCAAAAGGTTAACCACCCTACAGCAATACTAAAGCCATCAGGTAACACTGGACACAGCAATGGGTGATACTCTCAGGAACTGGGGCTAGCAGAAAGTACAAAGGCAGTAAATGCAAACCTTTTAACTCAGAGGCAGAATGATTTCTGATATTTAGCTTTCATCATTCAAATCAAATCTTCAGtcatttaatttctattaaattaaTTCTATTGTTGTTGACAGCAAAAGCATCCTAAACACtcaattttcatattatttttgacTTGCAAACAATGAGATAAACACACTTTAAACATTTTCCAGTGTGGCTCATCAGCGCCCTCTCGTGACAGTGACACCAGTTAAGACAATTCATTCCCTctaaaaatggctttaaaaaggtACAGATTCACTATTTGCTTTCTACTGTCTGCTAAAAACAGATCTTCTGCCACTGTTTTCTGCACAGCTACAAACTCAACTTGCTGCTCGCCTTCAGAATCCATAACTAGATAAAAccttatattaaaatacatgcaACGTAATCATCTGAAAACATGTCAAAGCAACCTTTGCTTGATCCCAATGTGAATACATTATTTTGGCCGCTGGGAAGCCTTTTTACCACTGAATAAACATGATTACAAAGtagtcaagaaatattttttttagtaatatacTTGTATAGttacttcatttctcttcctaACTTCTTTCTGTGTATTCCAGTGGCTGTCATAATGATCACAAGGGCCATATCCACAAAACTCTGCATTACAGTTGCCTGATCAGTTATTTACTACCACATTTGGGAtgtttttttttggtctgtctgttgttgttgttgctgttaagaCTTTCAGCAGATGTTTCCATTCCTAAACCCTGTACCTGGGGTTCTTAAACAGCTGGCCTCTGGGACAATTGTGATCTGCAGGCAGGATctagttacattttaaattctcttactAGTTGCCAACATTAAAAAGTTTGAATTTCTGACATCCCTTGAAAGAAGAAAccacatttggcaatgtctgtcCAGCATCCCCACATGGCAGCACATCCAGGAGTCAAGTGGGGCTACCCCTTTAGGTGAGGCCTGTGCTCTTCAGTAGCCAGTGACAACCTCGTCCACATCAGCCACCTGGCCCCAGTAGGCGTTTGAATTGCAACCCCTGAGTTTGTGACCCCTTTCAATTCTTCCTGTAAAACATCTCTCTATAATCCTTATAACCAAGCTAATCTTCTATCATATTAGCACCACAAAACTCTAGCAGAAGCACAGACTAAAGGGAACATACTgttacaaagaaaaggaaaaagatattctTGGTAACAGAGGAATGCAAACACACATATGAGTAAGTTTAGGTTGAGGtcaaatgcaactgatttctctcAGACTTGATGAAGTAGTGCTTATGAATCATGTCTTCATTCTGAGATGACAACACCCTCACCATGGGTTCAAATATAGCAAATAAACAATGTAGATCCTCCTATCAATGAACCACCTGCTCACATCTTGAGATTCCTTTCTTGGAATCAAAGACCTGGTGATCAAATGATTGGCCAGTCaggccataaaaaggaaacatgGCACTCACAGGTGTGCTGCTGTTTGAGAAGGTGTTCATGCTGACAGAGCTGCTCAGCTTCTCTGAGGACACAGAGGATGGGGACGGGCTCCTCTTCTCCAGAGGGTCCTGCCTCTGCACGTACTCACGCCAGGCTCTCTGaatgctgggggaaaaaataaataaataaaagcacatgcACTGTCATTCCCTGGTCACAGCCCACAGACTCAGAAAAGCACAAGGAGTCTGAAGGAATTGGCTTTGGAGACAGGGAAAATGTAACACATAGAATGTAACAGAAAATCAGAAGACCTGTACTGTTTCTCTATTTTACTGGTTTGACATTCACAGACTTGACTAAGCTAAATCAGTCTCTGAGGCTTAgtcaaaaaaaatcttagcaaaaAAAAAGTCATCGAAGTGAAACTAGTTTGCATGTATAAATGTACTTTGATTTATGGGACCCAAAATCTTTCAATTTCTCATCCTATATttcaaatgagaataataaataaGCTGACATATCTCTTACTCGTTCACTAACACAGCATTCTTGAGAGACTCTTCTGTGCCAAGGTCAGCCCTAGGCTCTGGACAGTGACTGCAATGTAGCCCTAGGGGGTGCCATTCACACAGACCTCAAAATGAAGGGAATCCCGTGTTACACAGTGTAGTCTACATGGCCAAATGCAGTGGCCCGGTTCTGGGACAAGACAGTCAGAAGCCCTGGGTCATGCATTTTTACATACTGTGGAAGGAAACAGATGgtatataataagtaaataaagaaatggatatggggcatctgggtagctcagttggttgagtgtctgacttcggctcaggtcacgatctcacagttggtgagtttgagccccgtgtcaggctctgtgctaacaactcagagcctggagcctgctttggattctgtgtctccctctctctctgcccctctcctgcttacactctctgtgtct is a window encoding:
- the IQCJ gene encoding LOW QUALITY PROTEIN: IQ domain-containing protein J (The sequence of the model RefSeq protein was modified relative to this genomic sequence to represent the inferred CDS: substituted 2 bases at 2 genomic stop codons), which gives rise to MALARAGCLFLWKASSRMERQEEMKRLQNPLGQVNDGKYLLENHQMAMDMENNIEKYHLNLQPLESKVKIIQRAWREYVQRQDPLEKRSPSPSSVSSEKLSSSVSMNTFSNSSTPFLRVSPIAKIHSYIFXWSXPHERKVTVLHLDQLTRPTGFIYTLREFQIGRLGFTTL